One Odontesthes bonariensis isolate fOdoBon6 chromosome 12, fOdoBon6.hap1, whole genome shotgun sequence genomic window, aaataaaacaaacaaacaaacaaaaaaaacaatggacaGCAGTACAAAAGTGAGTGAAATACAGCATGAATAAGTATATTCAGGCAAACCTGATTGTCAGCTTTCTACAAAGCCCTGACACCCTTCATACTGATACAGATACTAAAGAATTGGGGTGACGTCAGGTGTCACCTATCTGTTACAATGCAGTTGTGATCGTGTACCcaggcagtttcacaatcaTTCAGACCAAGAATCATGGGaccaaaaccaatcagatgttTTCAAGTAGGTAAACAACTCACAAGGGACATCAAGGCCCTCTGGATGGGTGAATGTGTTAATGACACACGAGTTAATCAACTCTCAGGCCGTGAATACTCCAACAACATTTAAACTGAAACTCCCCACCACCAGTCAGTTAGAGCTGAGGAAACCTTTTGTAAAAGAGGTAAAACATCTGTGTACCCAAGGAAAGACTTCCAGCTGCATACTTCAAATGCAGCTgtatgcatactgcatactctaTACTTAAGAACTAAGGATCATCACAGAGATATATAAAGCAGGTAAAATGCAACATGACCAATGAGACCCTAAACAACCAAGCAGAGACCGAACATGGCcacaaatagattaaaaagtaACCAAAATGACGTATATAAACCATGTAAATCTTTACATATGCACAGCCGAGggcaaatacacacacaaagattTTTTCAGCAGAGAAAAGGGACAAATCAACTGTCTATGCCcaagtttaatttctttttttcaaagttaCATACCCTATGACGCAATGTAATTGCCGGTGTGTAACAGACAACTGTTGTGTGTCTGAGAAATTAAACGTTTTAATCATCCCGAGAGGATTTCATATAGAGTTAAGAAATTATTTCAGGGGGATTAAATAGGGATTCAGCAATCTTCCACCAATTTCAAGGCGGTGATCATGTTATCCAGCCACATAcatgtttatgtatttggcagacgcttttatccaaagtgattTGCAGGTAGGCAGGTAAGGTAaaggggtcttgcctaaggacccatactggaggtagtacctttcatgcaggggatttgaacccatgtCACCTACATGAGAGGTGGCAATTTTACCACTACACCATCCAAATGTTTAAAAGTACATCAAACAAAGACCTTCGAGGTAACAAATGAGACGGACCACAGTTTTGGGTACAGTACAGCAGCATTTATTCCATGCAGTTGTTTGCTCTGATTTTATTCTCCCATTGCACTGTACACTGGATAATACAGGAAACTGACAGGATTGGTTGATCATAATGCCATTCAACAGGAAAAGGAGTTGGAAATATGAgttacaaagaaacagatgtttGATACATAAGATGATGTCCACAGTTAGAGAAACGATTTCAGAAATTCAGGTATAagtaattgttgttgtttttttaattaaaaatgaagGAAGGGATCACTGCAGAAGTATAGAAATCGGCTTCACACGTGCCCACAGGCTTCACATCTCATTCACCCTGCTGTGGCAGCACCGACTCCTAACAGCCTGTGGTGAGATGAAAAAGCCTTAAGAACACTTGATGTTGCTAACTCTGTATGTGCCCTAATTTAATACCTCAACTGCAATGAGAATCTAAACGATGAATGGTCCCCCGCAGGGTCAAATGATATGACAATGCTTTTGTTCCACCATACAAATACTGTCCTCTTCCCACACCAATTCATTGTGCTTCCTTTTACATAATACTTCTCAGGCAAAAACTGTTGGTCATGACATTTCTGAAGCTGCCTGAAATTATAAAGAACACTACTCCTGACCAATCATTTCAAATAAATTAATTCAACAATCATGTAGGCCAgctacaaaagaaagaaaacatttttaaaaaaaggagaaaaaaaatcaaaattaaattaaaatctcACAACAATCGTACTTCACAGGATGAATGCCAGAAGGACAGTGTTATTAAAAGCTTGATCAGACCACCCAGTCATTAAATTACACAAGGTTATTTCACATATATACGTAAACAAGAGTGAAGAAGGTAGAGGGGACGCTTTGGAAAAGCTGCCCCCGTTTCCAGGAGCAGCCTTTTCAGAGCTCTCAAGCAAGCTGTAATTTGTCCATCGGTACAAATTTTAGATTCACCTTGTGCCGCTTGCTTTTCTGAGTCAcacccccgcccccccccttTTAGTGTTCAATACTGATGTAAGAATTTCCTGCTCGTTTTCAACCCGTCGGCTGGTCATAAGAGCCGTGCGATACATTAACGAGAGAAGACAAAAAACGTGTCACATTACATTTACAGACGTTTATATACAGGATTAACACTGTGATGAGGTTGCTGAAAACCCAGAGCAGCTTCGTGCTCCGTGGCCTTGTCACTGGCTTATGTTCCTCACGCAGAATCTCAGCCTCACACGCACTTGAGCTGACATTGCGACATTGTTATTGTTAAATTCAACCCTGGCTGACGAGATCAGTAAGGTGGGTGACAAAAAGGGATtagacaattaaaaaaaaaaaaaaagctctcgCAGATGCAGTGTCCCTCTTCAAAGACAAGCAGATGAAAAAAATAGTTATATTGCTGGGATTCTAAGATTCACTTGATCACAGGGAGGATGAAAGTGAAATTACATTGGatagaaaaaaaggggggattAGGCCAGGAATTTACATATTTGCAAGGCAAAATAAGTCTGTGTAACTGTCACCATCTAGTGGCTGTTGATATATTGCTTTCAAACAGCAACACAAAACCTGAGCATCATACCCAACAAAGGCaagttcacaaaaaaaaaaatgggacaaattcaaaataaagccACTTGATGCTTTTCTCTAGCCAACAGCCACTGTGGCTGTGTCTAGCCAGCTAGACATCCCCCATCCTGAGCAAGCCCCTCCTTTCTCCCCTGAGAGTCAACCTACTGTATATTATTGCTGTTCTATTTACTACAGCACAGACAATGTTTAGACTTTTTGGACACTTTGTACCAGACAGTATAAATTACCCTGCTAGAAAATGGTATATGGAACTCGCAGCACCGAGTGATTTTTAAGAAAAGGGACACTGCACCTGGATTGGAACTAAATCATCTACATGTCCGTTACAACGACAAAGGGTTGAACATCAAGGCTTTGTTAAATATTCCTGCACGGTCCATACAAGTGCCACTTGAAGAACTTTCCTTCATACAACAATTGGTCCAGTTTCACAGTCCTTGAACAATCCTGAGATGAGACTTGAAACTGTAATGTCTAACGATGCGGAAGGAGCTTAGAGTTCACatacgcgcgcgcacacacacacacacactgaactcACTCAACGACTCTGGTTGTGACATCTGATTGCTGATGACGTGTCTTAAAGAGAAGGATGAGAAGAGAggaagatctttttttttcttctagttTTTAGCTGTCAGTGGAGTCTTCATCTGTGCTGCTCTGCTAGCTTGTCCGCTTCATGCAGTCTTCGGGCAGCTTTTTGCATTTTTGCGAGCCGCGCAGGCATGCTTTGACAGCTATGTGGGGATCCTGATGACGACACGCATACTGCAGGTTAAGGAAGGATGGGGGAGTCCGGCTGCGAACCGGGCTGTTCATGCTGGTGTTCATAATATTCCCACAGTGAGGACAGGATGGAAGGGGAGAAGGTGGGGTTACCGGGTCTCTGCGTTGTAAACTTATATGAACCAGGTTTGTCAAACTGCAGTAAGAGAGATTGCTTGTTTTTTTGCGGATTCTCCTCAAAGTGAGATGCTGAACACGACTGCAGCCAGATAAAGGCTCGTAGTGATGCACGTCTATTGCAGTTATGCAATTCCCCACTGCCAGCTGTAAGTCTCAGATACAGAAGTGCTGCAACACGTTCTCTCTCTCGTCGTCATCTCCACCCTGAAGTCATAGTCTCgctctattttttattttttttcctctgctcaGATCAGAGAATTTACAGAGGTCCTGAATTTCacttcaaaacaaaaataaattaagaatGTTAAACTATCTACTGTACATTATCATTCAAAAGGGGAATCCCTGCCATGGGTTGCCTGGATGCAGTGCTAGATCAGAGGCAGTGGGGTTTCATTAAGGGTGGGGTTTGGGTGGAGGGGATAATTCAGGGAGTTTGCCTTGGGGAGATCTTAGTTTACAATGTTGTCCTCTTATTGCTGTGTTTTCTATGAAGCCTCAAAATTGGTACGCGGGACATGGCGGCCTCCAGGCAAAAACAGAGCCGCACCACGCAGCGAGATTCACCACGAGGATGGAGCCCCGACTTTGTTGTTTCTAATGGTGGCATCAGAGCACTCTGCCTCTGACGTATCACAGTCCGAGTCCCCGAACTGCAGCGGGTTCTGATGGCAAAaggagaaaacacagtgaaacgTTACATCCATCGTCAGGAGTGGTATTAAAATGCAAGAAAAAATGTATAAGAATTAAAAATAAGCTTCTGTCCATActtatgtgcttttttttttttttttttaattttgtgataaataaaaacaacGTAGCCCAAAGGTAGTTGGTCTTGTTAGATTATATGTACATAGATTATTTATTGCATCGTTAGGAAGATAACTTTACGGATATCACAGTGTTGATAAGAAACTTAGCCTTTGAGCCATCTTTAACTAGATGCAAACGATTCACCTTTGTACAAGTTTCTTTTGCATCATCTACTCTTATCTAGATTTCATAAAGTTAGTCTTTCTTAAGACTTTAACTGCATACACAGCCAAATAGGCCTACTTCAAGCCCAATCAGGTTCCTATGTGGAAAAATGAGCAAATAAATCTGACAGGTCCTTTTTAAGTGTTTCTAGGAAATTGGAACTTTTCCCCGAGCTGAATTAAAGCGGAGTTAAAGCGATGGACCGACTGAATGAAGGAAATTTCACTGACCTCATAGCTGTGTTCGTCTGAGCAAAGTTTTCCCAACGAGATCTGTGTCTTCACCCTGCGCACAGCACACTCCTTGTCGGAGAGGCCGTCTGACTGGGTGGAGATGTCAATAGGGATGTCTGGTGTGTGTGACAGCAGTTCATCCAGGTGCTCCTCCTGACTGGCACTAAGCCTCTCCAGGGGTCCGCTGTGTGAGTGGTCACTGGTATTTCCCTCCTCGCCGTCAGACACTGACAGGTTCTCTGAGCTGAAGGTGGAGTAGGACTGGAAGCTGCTCATACAGCGATGAGGTCTGTGATGAGGCAGAATATTTCATGAATTCAGTGCTACTGAGAGTGAGTCATACTTGCTTCGCTATATTTGGAACTTAGACATAATTTGGTTCAGATGTGGAAAAGATCATTATATTTTTGACTTAAGACTGTTATCACACACTAAAAAGGACAAATTTGCAAACTAAATGACCTAAATGAATTTTACCTCGGTCTCCTTGGAAATTCGACTTCACTATCCACctctccctcttcctcttcagatgacTCATCACCACCCTGCAAGAGCAGCAATAAGGGCTGTCAATCGACAAGAAAGTTTCCTAAACACAAACGGCGACCACACATCCACTGGTTTACAGCTGTAAGCAGCGCTCACCTTCCTGAGTGGCCTGAGGGTGCGGGGTAGAGCAGAGGGCAGGGTGTGTGTCTGCTGGCTTGGATCATGCTCCGGTGGTTCAGCCTTCTTTGTGCCCTCTCCATCTGCAATTTCAATCTTATTGGGTGCCCCTGAAGAAGACTGGGTGCTTTCTTGGGTGTTGCGAAGCGAGTAGTGCGGCAACTCTGGGTGGCTTAGCGTGGGAGGGGTCTCCTGACAGTGAAGGCAGCCGGGGAAGGGGTGAGCCTGGCAGCAGGGACATAAAGAACCAGCACCTGACATGGGATTGGCGCCGGTGGACGTAGTCTGCTGTCGCGTGTCTGCATCCATAGCTGTGGAAATGAGGTCAGGGCTGGAGCCGGAAACGCGCCGCTGCAGGTGGTCAGTCTGAGGGCTGCGGAGTGCAGCAGCGGGGCCAAAGTACCGCAGGTTGTTGGCACAGTTGACGACGGCCTCCTCGCGGCCCTTCAAGGGGAGAAACTGCCCATCAGCCTGtggatggtgatgatggtggtggtgatggtggaaCTGCTGGTCCTGCAAAGACTGAGTGTCTTCCAGTGCCCCAACAACAGGCTTCAGCACGGCGTTGAACTCGCTGTGGCTCCCTTTGCTGTTTGCGCGGCGGTGGCGAGGCTTGCTTCTGTAGCGGGTTTTGCCGGGGGGTGTGGAGACCTTCGGGCTGGCTGACAGTGGTGAGGGGGAGGGGAGAGAGTCAACGCTGGGGATGCCATCGGAGCGCAGCAAGTCCGGCCTGAAAGAAATACACTTTGTCTTCACGTGGAAATTTTCAATTAGATACAATAACTGATGCGTATTACACTGGGAAGTGTTGCTGGATACATTTGGAGGCCCTAAAAGGCAAGTGAGAGAACCTTTAACGTTTTTCCCTTTTCCGTGATCTGTTTTCTAAGTTTGATCCCAAAAGCATTTCTTCTCCTGACATTGACTTTCGATCAGGTGAAAACTAGAAAAAACAGCTTGTAGAAAACAATATAATCCAGatgaaatatataaataatttgTGTTTCTTGTATAAAGCAGGTGAAAAAAGGGAACTAAGTTCAAAGAAATTGTGTGCTTCAAGTTTAACGGCCGTCCTCGGGAGCATGGTCATACTTAGGAAACATTGATTTACAATATCTCAACATTATTGGCCTTTGATTAAATTTTCAGAACTTAATACTACAGGGTCTTTACTTTTTGGTCACAATAACACAAAGGAGTTGGTTGTCTTTTGCTTAAATAGAAGACAAATAGTCTTCCTTGAACCTACATTCAAGTTAAGCACTTCCGATCAACTTTAAAGTTTTCTGGGACGTCATAAATCCAAAACAGACAATGTCCAAGAAAAACATAACTGCAGTCATGACTATAGCCCTcttaaataaaatcatttagaaCTGAGCGCCTTCTATACATGGCACGGACACTGCCACATGTTGCATCCAATCTTAATGGGTTAATGACTTGGACAAAAGTTTCTTCTTTATGTCTTTGCACCTGCCAGCATGAAACAGCCACCACTTTCTCTCACTAGAATAGATTTCTGGCCAAAGGAAAGACGAGAAAGTAATGTTACACAGCTTACCGAAATAATTGATGTACTTTCTGCTTCGGGTGCGAGCAGAAATGAAAAACTTGTACGCTTTTGATTGTGTTTAGAACTTTGGGCGGTGCTTTCACGAGTCCCCATATTTGACTGTCCTCCAAAGCCGTCATGACATTTAGAATTGCACACAAATGCAAACAGATTCAGAATGTTTGCAACAGGGATTAAAAGGTCGTATAGCTGAAGTTCAGACCTTTTGGCAGAAGGCATTCCAGGTTTGTGGGAGATGCTTCCTTTTTTCTTGATGAGCTTCTCAACGGCATTGGACCTGACGATGGGTCGGACCAGGTGGCGTTTGTAGGTCCCGGGATATTTCTTCTCCACTGCTTGTTCTCTCCTGCAGAAATGGCAAAATTATTTTGGTTTATTATGATGGCGACAATCATTCTCATTCACCTTTAAAGAGGTTACTCAAGCCACGTCTCGACAAATCAAGCATCTGCATATCTCTGAAACAGACGCATGGTAAAGTAAATACTGTGACCTCActgttgtttatttttcctttttctgagaaaaaaaacaaaaaaataggaCGCGTAACAAAATTCTGAGGAGTAATGAAAAAAgaataggtttaaaaaaacctaTGATGTGACAAAATGAAACTAAATAGAGTATCTAATTGAAAAAAGACCAATATTTCCTGTTAAAAGTGAATCAAAACAAACTTTCAGCTGTGTTGCAAATGATCtagaaataaaatatttgtcacTGGAAGACTCTTTTTGAAGGAGGAAACACTAGTACAGTCCGGTAAATTCAGCTAAAGAGGAAATGAGAAGGATTTCAGTTAAGGAAAGCAATGTCTGCTGTAATGAATGTGTCTACATACTTCATAAGTTCTTTCTCTCTGACTTCCAGCTGCAGCATAATGGCGCTGAGCTCCATGTAGAGGTTGTTGGCTCTTTCCAGCTTCCTCTCATAGTGCTCCCTGATGTCCAGTGCATGCCTGAGGGTTCGATAAAAAAGTCGCCAAATTAAATTCAACAACGCGTCTCATCAGCTTCTATCAACAGAAAACATGCTTACTATCACCTTCTTCAACCCTCTCTTTGCTAACACACCTGAGTTCGTCCCTCCTGCGTCGGATCAGCTCCTCGTCCAGCCTGTGGATGCACGTGCCTTCACTTTTGATCTTCTCGAAATGCTTCTTTACTTCCTCCCTCCACTCTGCCTGTAATATGGATAGATGTCAGCCTTTTGACTGTCATTGCTATGGCTGAGAAAGCAATACAATCTCCACAGAAAACATGTAAATAATCACATACctgaaaaaaacacatatttagAAAATAGGTGTATGTGAATAGGTGAAGATGGTTTATTTTTACGTCTCAGTATTACTTCTAACCTGAGACTTGAAGTAGGTCTCCTGAGGAGTTCCTAGAATATCAGCAGAGGCAATGTCGAGATGTAGGAGAATCTGACGGAACGAAGGTCTATTCCTGGGCTTGCCTTGCCTGCAAGAAATGGTTCGATGTAGAAGTAAAGGAATTAGGATGTATCCATATATACAAACACAGCACTAAACCAACTTAAGAACAACATCCAAACCGAAGTGGCTGCTTTTAATATCTGGTCCACACTCACCATGTTTGCTTCATAAGAATCTTAAACCCATCAGGGCAGGTGGAGGGGACAGGAAGGTGAAGACTGTTGCTTCCGACACCCCAAATGATGGCAGAGGAGTCTACATCTTTGTAGGGAATCTCTCCTGTGAGCAGTTCCCATAACACGACTCCAAATGACCTGCATTAGGTTAGGACAGACAGATCTAATCACAATAATATCATCACCAGAGAGATGACTCATATTTCTCAGTTTCACCTATGATGCCTAAACACCAAGCCGCACGTTCAATGCATTTCTTGATAAATGATTAATCATTTTTAATGAATGGTATGTTACTACTCACCAGATGTCTACTTTTTCAGACACAGGCTCGTTTCTTATCACCTCCGGGGCCATCCATGCCACCGTACCCGCAAATGACATCTTTGTGCTTTTGTCGCTGAGCTCTTTGGATGTTCCAAAGTCAGAAATTTTCACAGTGTCGTTGTGGGTGACCAAAACACTGAAGCGCACACAGAAAATAACAGCTCGTTAGCATTATGATCAGTGTAGTTTGATTTAGAGGCAGCCAAAGCCCACAGGCATTTAAAGCTTGCCAGGATAGCAGATTCAGTCTGATGTTGAACTTTCTCTACTGATTTTTTActgtatttctcttttttttgtggcacACTCCACTGTTTTTACAGACACACGCGTTTCTGAATCACCCCATTAGCCGAATGAGACTGACCTTTCCAGCACATTCAGCCTGCTATCATTCTGCTGACAAACATAGTGTTCGGCGGTGCTGCTGCAGCATGATTATATTGATTAGAGAGACAGTGCTACAGAGAGTGGACTGCAGAGACAAGAAGAGCAGGATGAAAAAGAACACTCTGTCTTACTCTTACATTAAGACAACTAGCTTTTATTAGCTCTACGGATGGCAATTGAGGTAATTTTGTCCTATCCGGAGCTGAAAGGATAAATTGTTGGTCCAAGGCGACTTAAATAAAACTGCTGAGCTCGTTCACTCAGCTTTACAGATCAGCTTGAAGAGCGTGACCACGGCTTCCATGTGCTGCGGAATAACAGTCATGCCCCAGGAAAGTATACATACTTTCCCAATGCTCGAGAGAAAATAACTTTGCTTTACATGTTGCAACGCTTTCAATGTAGTCATatttctgcatttatctgaGGATCTGATTGTCCAGCTGTCAAGGTGAAACAAAGTTTGTGTACAGAGTAAGAATTTCAAAGAACTGAAGAAAGTCTTCCATATTCCCATCTGACAATACTAGCAGAAGTGCTTCTCACTTGGGAGACTTGAGATCTCTGTGGATGATCTTGTGCAGGTGTAGGTAGTTCATGCCGCTGGCAATGCCGGAGGCCCAGTCCACCAGCAGCCTGGGGGTCACTTTCCTCCCTGCCCTCAGCACTTCATACAGCTGACCTTGGGCACAGTACTCCATGATGATGCAGTAACAAGGCGCCTGGGTGCACACACCCCTGGGAGAAATTAAGACACACACAATAAATGTTTGTAGACCATGAGACAAACCAAATATCTGTCAACAATGTACTCTCCCACGGAGCTCTATAAACTAACAACAAATCCCAGGTAACACTCAAAGGGAAGTGCTTGTAGACTTGCTTGTAGACTTACTTGAAGCTGATGATGTTGGGATGCTTGAGTTTTCGCAGGGGTTTAATGTCAGTCTCTTTCTGCTCTCGCACCTTCTTGATGGCGACCTCCTCAGAGCGGAACTTGCCCAAGAAGACGGCTCCCTGAGCACCGCTGCCAAGCCACTGCAGCTCTGaaatctcctcaaatggaaccTCCCACATGTCTGCAATCATGTGAAATGCATTTTGTCACTGTGATAACTTCACCCTGTTCCTTGTGTTGATCATCGTCCAAACATGCATCCATGTATCTATCCACTGTGGTGTCACTTTTGCTCCGTAAGAGGAACAAGCTTTTTTGCCAACCACTCTTAGGCCTAAATGGCAGATATAAAGGTACAACACAAAAGACTACAAGCACAAGGAAATGTCAACATGCCTGGCTCTCTATTAGGGTAAAAATATCTGCCTAAAAGGATACCTACAGATGATGAACTTACATGTCATTTCCTGACCAACaaaagctgttttgtttttttaaatcttacatTTCTTAACATAAG contains:
- the map3k13 gene encoding mitogen-activated protein kinase kinase kinase 13, with product MHMHDTMGSSPEVLSWTSCPSLLVGKLKEELKLTVVGDAMKKSNSPNSQPLPPQAPPSNLPPQIITDLAPPTHLPVPLPTPGQDEDSVLGGISPANVALSVDSTRSEGGHFDNSVLQLQEQDPDEAVSPASCEHGGCVSGMDEQMGEGDCPVDHGGEGRPSHPHHPDDIKLHFQRAGPGSGGFLEGLFGCLRPVWNIIGKTYSTEYKLQQQDMWEVPFEEISELQWLGSGAQGAVFLGKFRSEEVAIKKVREQKETDIKPLRKLKHPNIISFKGVCTQAPCYCIIMEYCAQGQLYEVLRAGRKVTPRLLVDWASGIASGMNYLHLHKIIHRDLKSPNVLVTHNDTVKISDFGTSKELSDKSTKMSFAGTVAWMAPEVIRNEPVSEKVDIWSFGVVLWELLTGEIPYKDVDSSAIIWGVGSNSLHLPVPSTCPDGFKILMKQTWQGKPRNRPSFRQILLHLDIASADILGTPQETYFKSQAEWREEVKKHFEKIKSEGTCIHRLDEELIRRRRDELRHALDIREHYERKLERANNLYMELSAIMLQLEVREKELMKREQAVEKKYPGTYKRHLVRPIVRSNAVEKLIKKKGSISHKPGMPSAKRPDLLRSDGIPSVDSLPSPSPLSASPKVSTPPGKTRYRSKPRHRRANSKGSHSEFNAVLKPVVGALEDTQSLQDQQFHHHHHHHHHPQADGQFLPLKGREEAVVNCANNLRYFGPAAALRSPQTDHLQRRVSGSSPDLISTAMDADTRQQTTSTGANPMSGAGSLCPCCQAHPFPGCLHCQETPPTLSHPELPHYSLRNTQESTQSSSGAPNKIEIADGEGTKKAEPPEHDPSQQTHTLPSALPRTLRPLRKGGDESSEEEEGEVDSEVEFPRRPRPHRCMSSFQSYSTFSSENLSVSDGEEGNTSDHSHSGPLERLSASQEEHLDELLSHTPDIPIDISTQSDGLSDKECAVRRVKTQISLGKLCSDEHSYENPLQFGDSDCDTSEAECSDATIRNNKVGAPSSW